The Spiroplasma citri genomic sequence ATTACAAAAATGAATTTAGCATCCGCCCTATTACCCGTGTTTGAGTCTTTGGTTTCTTTTTTAGAAGTCAGTTTAATACCAATTATTAAAGGAATAACAAATTTTTTTAATATGTTTAATGATACAACCAAAAAAACTATTTTTATTATTTTAGGAATATCAGCAAGTTTGGGAGCTGTTGTTTACACAATTGGAAAAATAATAAATGTTATTAGTTCATTAAAAACACTTTTATTAGGAATGGCAAAGCACCCAATTCTTTATGGTGTTTTAGTTAGTTTGTCTGCCTTAGCTGCTGGCGGGGTATGATTATATAATAAATTTAATAAACCACCACAAAACATTAACCAAGAAAACCAAACTAATAACTATAATAAAATTGAAAATAAAAATGAATTTAAACCAACAATTATTATTGAAGGAGAAAATGATAAAGAACGAGCTGAAAAAATACTCGAATATATAGGGCAATGAAATAATAGAGTATAGGGAGAAAATATGTATAATTTACCATTTAGAACTTTTAAAATTAGTAATAGTAAAGATAATTTAATTAATTTATGTGATTTAGATAATATCATTATTTTATCATTTAATGGATTAAATATTAATTTTGATAATAATTATTTAAACATCGATAATAATTTTATTTTAAATAATTGTAAGCATTTTTTAAATCAAATAAATTTTAAATTATTATTTATAGGCCCAAATCCCTATGGTAAATTTAATGATTTTATTAATAAATTAAATATTAATTTAGATAATAAATCTTCCCCCTTTTTATTATTTTATAGTTTTTGAATAAATGAAAAAACAAAATTGGAATATTATTGTGAAGTAATTATTAAAAGTATCATTAAAACAGAATTAAATAATAATAATGATTTAGAGGTTGATTTTATTTTAGAACAATTAACTAACTGAAAAAAAGAAGAAGATAAATTATTTGAAATTAAACCAAATAAAACAAGCGGAAAAAGATACAATGAACATAATAACAAATATTATTTTAAGTTAAATCGCATTAAATATACCAATCAATATAATGAAAAAATTAAAATTAGTAATAATAGTTATTTAGCATCAGATACTCTAATAACAATCAATGGTCCCACAAAAGACCCATATTTAAAATTAGAAAATATTAATAGTAAAGTAATAAGTGAACTTAAAATTAATGCTGAAATAAATGAAAATGAAAAAATAATAATAGATAGTAGATTAAAAACTCAAAGCATTATAAAAGTTGATTTAAAAACCGAAAAATCATACAACATATATCAATATCAAGATTTTAAATATACTAATTTTATTCAAATTCCACCAGGAAACTATCATATTTTATATTCTTCTAACCTTTCAAAAGACAAACAAGTTGGAAATATTAATATTAAAAAATTTGAAGAATATATTTTAATTTAGAAAAAAGGAGAAATTAAATGGGTGTAGGAAGTTCAACAAAAAGCCACTGAAATGACGAAATAATTGCAATTAGAGAAGATAAAAAAGAAATTATTAATAAATTAAAAAACAATACTTTAAATGTAGAAATTGTAAAACAAATCCAAGAATTAATAAAAGAAATATCAGAATTAACAAAAGAAATTAATGACGAAAAAATTATTTTTGATGAAGCTGTAAGATTATATCCTCAACATGCCCAACAATTATTACAAGTGCCTGATTATAAATTAATGATTGATTATCTTGATGAATTATCTAATATTGTGTTTGAAATTAATAAAGCACAACAAGAAGCAGAAGAAAAAGCAAGACAAAAAGCAAGAGATGAATTATTAAAATTAGAAATTAAAAAAGATAAAAATATTTATCAAGGTAATAGAACTAAATTAATTATATTAGGAGTTGATTTTGAAAAAGGATCTTTATTTTATAAAGATAATTGTATTGTTGAAAATTATAAGATATTTTTAGATATTTATACCCCGCAACTATCAACTTTTAATGCTTATAATTATTATAATCTTAATGTTGAAATTGAAGACATTGTTTGTATTTTGAATAACGAAAATCAATTATATATCGGAATTATTACTCATATTGAAAAAAACAAAGATGAAAATTTATATACCTTTACTACTAAAAATATTGAATCTATTTTTGATTTTAAAATTTACAACATATATAAAAATAAAAGTTGATATATTTTTCTTACTTTAATAAAAATTATTTATAACAATCTTCCCTTTATTAAACTTAATAAAAAAATTAATGATGAAAATAATAATAATCCTAAATTTTTTGAAGAAAATGAAGAAAAAGAATTTAATTGTTATCAATTTATTAACAAAATATTTAAAATAACAAATATATTTTTAAAATTTAATATTGATTTAAAAAATTTTATTTTAAATTGTGATGTTTGCAAAGATGGACAAGAAGATATCAAATTAAATAATTATAAAGTAAAAGATAATATTAAATGTATTACAAATATAGAAATTGAAGAATTAAACCAAAAAAGTATCAACAGAATTGATTTTTACCAAAAAAACAACTCAAACAGATACACAAGAGCAAACTTATTAAAAAATAATACAATCTCTTATGATGAAAAAAACAATAATTTACAAAATAATTTAATTAAAAATAAAATTTATGAATTAGAAGAAAAAGACTTTACCTTAGAAAATATTATAACTATTAGCAATCAAGAATTTAAGTTAAGTGAATACTCACACCTCATAAAATTTGATATCACAAAAGATAACAATATTTTAAATTTAAACAATTTACAACTAAGAGATAAATTTACCCTATTATTTAACAAAAAAGAATATAACAGCATTTTATCTGGGATAATTTTAGAAAGCAATAAAAACACAATTACCCTAATATTCGGCCAAGTAAGGTTATGAAGTAAGTTTTAATATTTATTAACCAATATGCCCCTTAAAACGCGTAATAAAGGTATTTGCATTTAGTTATATTTTTATATAATTAATATGTAAGTCCTAATTAATTACGGTTTTCGGGTATCCGAATGACCTAACTGTATTCTAAATGCAGGTAATCTTAGGCAACGAAAGGTAGAATAAGTTCCTATTTTAAATAATAGGCCTCTATATGGATATCCAAAATAGGTGGGCCGTATGGACTTGTCCGCTATTGGTAAGAGCATTGTTTGTTTCCCCACCTAAAAAAGAAATAATTGGCCAGAGTTTAGTCGGTAAATACTTCTAGAAAAAAAGTTGCTGGTGTGTTCTTAGAGAGCAGGCAAGCTGCCCGACAAAAAAAGAGGTTTAATTATCTCTTTTTTATTATATAATTTAATTAAGTTAGGGGAGATAATTATGAAATGCAAAGGAATTAAAATTGAAGATTTTTTATATTTACTATTAGATGAAAACTATAAAATTCAAAAAAAATTAGAAATTAATAATGAAGAAATTTTTGGAATGACAAATTTGCAAATACAAAAATTAATGTATTTTATAGAAGGTTTATTTATGGCTAAATTTAATAAAAAAATAATAAAAGAAAAATATAAAGCATGAACATATGGCCCAGTTTTAGAAGAATTGTATTTTTTACTAAGAAAAAATGGAAAATCATACATAGAAAAAGATAATCTTGAAAATTTTAACGAAATAAAAATACACGAAATTGAAAAAAAATTTACCAATGAAGAATTAGAATTTATTGAAAGAGTTTTTATATATTTTAGTAAATATAGTGCTTTTGAATTAGTTTCTTTATCACATATAGAAGGTCCATGAAAAGAAACAAAAAATAATGAAGAAATTAATAATGATAAAATGTTATATTATTTTCAAGAAAAATTAAACCAAATTGAACAATTAATTTAATATAAAATTAAATAATATGAATTTAGATAAGTTAGATAAAAAAATATTTTTCAATTTTGCATATATAAATAAAACTAAAAAAATAAATAATGATTTTCTAAATGAAATTAAAAAAATTTGTAATTATTCTTTACGAAATTTAATACAAGGTTCAAGACAATCTTGTGGTTATTCAAATATTGAAACAAATAAATCACGCCTTCCCCCAAAAATTCCTTTAGAATTAGTAAATTATGTAAAATCACATTTTAATAAAGATATTGAACAAGATATTAAAAAATATGATTATTTAAGAGTTGGAGATAAGGAAAGAATTTATGGTGTTTTAGTTAATAATATTTTCTTTGCAATAATTTTTGATCCTGATAAATATTATCAAAATAACAATTAATTTAATTTAAAAATATAATAAATATGGTATGATGATGGCGATAAGGGGTTGATTAAATATGTCAAAAATTATGAAAAAAAAAGATTATAAATTATTGGAATCTAAATTTAATGAATGAGAACAAGATATTTATAATCATAAAGAATTAATTAAAAGTTTAAAAGCATTAGCAAATACATAATTAAAAAAGAGATTTAATTATCTCTTTTTTTATTGTATAATTTACTAGTAAATAAAAAGTGGTGATTAAGATGAAGGAAACTATGCTATCAAAATATTTAAAAATATCTCCAATAGAAGCAAACAAAATAGAAATGGCAATATTGTTTCTACTAAATTCAGCATTTCAAAATAAAAAACAAATTTATAAAATGCATGTTTTTAAATTTTTATCTTTTTTAGAATGAAAAGCTGCAAAAGAATTTTCAGGTCATTTTTTTATTTTAAATTTTGTAGCCCTAAAATGGGGGCCAGTTCCTTACAAAATATCAAAATTTATTAATGAAAATGGAACTTTTCAATTCTTTACTTATAGTGTATTAAAAAAAGAAAAAGACAATGATTTAAATAAAATATTATTTAGTTTTAAAAATTTATCACCCACTTATTTTGAAGATTATTTTAATTGAGAATATTTTTCTGAAAATGAAAAAAAATATTAAAAGAAGCATCAGAATGAATATTAAAGTTTAAAAATACAAATTTATTAAGCGATAATTCTCATAGAATAATGAAATCATGAGAAAAAGCATGAGAAAAAGCAGTTGAAAACAGTAAAAAAAGCGTTTTTTTTTGATTTTAGTTATGAAATAGGAATTCCAAAAACAGATGAAGATTATGAAAAAATATTAAAATTATACAAAATAGAATGTAAAAATAATTATGAATTATAATGATAATTTAGTTTCTGTTTTTATAGATAATTTTGATAATGTTTTAGATATTAAAAATAGTAAACCCAAAAAATCACTTTTAATTCCATTGTTTTTTGACGGATATTACTATCATCTTATAAGATTAACAACGAAAATTCCTAATAAGAATGAAAAAAATTATATCAAAATTCCACCTACACCAGATACTAAATTAAAAAAAGAGTGTTATGCAAGATTAGACAGAAAAGATACTGAAATAAGAAAAATGGAAAAATGAAGATTAGAAAAATATACAATAATAAATTGTTCAAAGACAAATTATATTTATCGTAAAGAAATTTTAGAAAAATGTTTTAATTCTCCGCATATACAAGAAATATATCATATCTTTTTAAAAGAAGAATTAAAAAAATCGAAAAAGAGATTTAATTATCTCTTTTTTATTTGTTTATTTGACAAATAATTTTAATGACGGTATCATCACCACAAATAAGTTATGTTTCTAGTTGTAAGAAAAGTCTATGGTCTTTATGGCCTATGGTGTTCTATTGCTTTTAATCGTAAACCAAAAGGAATTTTACTTATTTTGACCTTTGAATTAACTATTGAATGAAAACTAGATATAATAGTTATTAAGCAATACAAAATTATAGATGAGCCATATGGACTTGTCCGCTATTGGTAAGAGCGTAGTCGCTTCCTCATCTAAAAAAAGAGATTTTAATATCTCTTTTTTTATTTATAGTATCGCACAGACTATTGACTGGCAAGGTTTCTTTTCTTTATTTAAACTTGCAAGTAGAACCTAGAATAACTCGCAACATCACTTGCTATTTAATTGTAGCATGTTTTTATAAAATTAAAGGAAAAATAAAAAAATATGGTATTATATACACAAATTTTCATTTATTATATATTTGACAAATATTTTTAATGACGGTATCATCACGATAATAAGTAATGATTATTACTTATTGAAAATTAAACAATAGTAATTATAATTATTAAAATTAAAAAATTTGTATTTATTCAGTCGTATTATAGTAAATAAATAATGTTGAACTACTTGAATGAATTTAACTCATAACCGAGTTCAAATTGACTACCACAAACAAGCAGACAAGAAGATTATTCGCATAATATTTAAGGAATTTGCTACGACTGAATAAATACAAATTTGTATGTATTATAACATAAACTATTTTAAAGACAATATAAATTGTCTTTTTTTTATTTGACAAATATTTTTAATGACGGTATCATCACGATAATAAGTAATGATTATTACTTATTGAAAATTAAACAATAGTAATTATAATTATTAAAATTAAAAAATTTGTATTTATTCAGTCGTATTATAGTAAATAAATAACCTTGAACTTGTCTATTTTGTTGATCTTTACTCATCAAGCACAAGAGAGGAGCAGACACACAACAGTAATAAGACTGTTCACATAATATTTAAGGAATTTGCTACGACTGAATAAATACAAATTTGTATGTATTATAACATAAACTATTTTAAAGACAATATAAATTGTCTTTTTTTATTTGACAAATATTTTTAATGACGGTATCATCACGACGACAATAAATGATGGGGTTAATTATTATTGTTAAGGCTGGTGATTTTTTATGTTAGATAATAATGAAAATAATAAGGTAGTTAAATTATGGCAATAGTTTTAAAAACATTTCCTAATTGTAATGTAGAAGCATGTGATGATGGAATTATTCAAGATTTTTTTGTTAGTTTTTTTGTTAAAGATAAAAATATTATTTTTTTAAACGAAGAAAAAAAATTAATAAAAAGACACCTTGGAAATAAAGTTGTTTTTAATCATACATATATATTAATTTATGGGCGAATTATTGAAATTGAAGAAGATACAGAATATGAATTACAAGCAACCAATAGAAATTCAATTAAAAAAATTATTTTTAATATTAATTTGAGAACAAAAAAGAACGAAATTAAAATACTAACAAACGAATTATTAAATGAAGGCAATTTATCATGAGAAGATATTAAAAATGAAGAATGAAGCTATGATATTGAATTATTTACTTATCAATTACAAAATAACACAATTTACAATATAAAAGAAAATCAAAAATATTGAGAAGACTTAAAACCACACACAAAACTAAACAACGATCTAAACAATAATTTTAACAACTTTGAAGAAACAATGAATAAAAACATGATTGCTAATAACGCATTACATAGTGAATGAGATAAAACATCTAACAAATTAGAAAAAAAATATTTATAAAAGAGAGGTAAAAAAATGGCATTTAGATTTATAACATTTGACAATACAGAAGATTATTTAACAGACCGCGACCAAGCAATATACTATGATTTTTTGTTAAGAAACCAAACAATCCCCTACTATGCTAATAAAGAATTAAGCAATAAAAACGCTATAAACTTATTAGGCAATAGCGATAATTATAACGAAGAAATGTTAAAACTATGTGATAACAATTCAACTGGTTTTTTATTTTACGGATTTGGCGAACAAGAAAAATTAGAAGCAGAATTCAAATATGAAGACAACGGAATTCAAGTAAAAATAAAAACAAAAAAAGGAAACAAAGAAATACCATTTTTTTATTTAAGCATTTGCGGAAGAATGATTAAAGTAGAAAACGACACCACAAACGATATCAACGACTTAATTCCCTATGCAAAAAACCAAGCAGAAACAACAACAACAATATTTTTAACAATTAAAATAGATATGTCAAAAGCACCATTAGTATATCCAATCCCCGATATAGACAACCCAGATGAAAACTACCAATATATTAATAAAAAATTTATTGAAAGTTTAGGTGAAAACAAAAGCGAACAAATTGAAAAATTAACAGAATTATTAGAACAATGCCCCATTAACACTAAAATTGACGAAGTTGAACCAAGCGGAATTGACAATAAATTCTATTTTGAAAAAACCAAGGAAGAAGAAAACAAACCATGAAAAAATATTAAAAGTGCCATGACTTGAAACGATAATTCAAAAACAATAGCAACCGCCATAATCGATAACATTAATCAAGTAAATGATTTTAAATACCAAGCAATTTATCAAAATAAATGTGCCAGCGAATATTTTGTATGAACAGACAAAGGAAGATTAACCCAAGATAACTTAAACACAAGACATAAAGACGGAATTTATGAATTCCCTATTCTTAGTTTTAATTTACCCCTAAAAGGAGAAAAAATAAAATCCTTTAATTGAGAATATACCGCACGCGTTCCCATTCGTTATCAATCAATCAAAGACCCTAACAATTTTATTAATTTTTGCGAATATGCCCAAGAAAAAAAGGAAGAATTCAATAAAAAATGAACCAAAGAAATGGAAAAAATGGATCAAAAAATAGCACAACTAGACAAAAGAATTAGAGAAATGCCATACAAAATAGAAAGTAGCGGCAAATATGTCAAAAGTAGATTAAAAGAAGTGACACCACAAGAAAAACCATTTAATACGGTTGATAATAAATATTATTATGTAGTATGGCGTGGTGATAAAAACGAAGAATGAAAAATTACAAAATTTCAAAATAACAATAAAAATAACATAAACTATGAAATTGATATACAAAATAGGGTAAATTTTGTATCTTCATTAATGAATGTGAAAGATCTTTTTATTACTGATTCACCTTCAAGAGTAAAGTCAACAAAATATTGGAATGATGATAATGGAACTTATTTTAAAGCAGTTTATCGTTGAAATGGTGGAGAAGAATGATCACCGATATTAAAATATGATGGTGGGATGATTAAATTTTGAGTATGAAAAGATTTTAAAACATGAGATAAAGCACAGCGTGGTATTGTGACAACAGCCGCTATTGGCTTGCTATCGTTTGGAAGTTGAGAACCATTAATTTGATAATAAGGAGAATAAAAAATGAGTGAAACTATTTTAGAAATTATTGTTTTGGTTATATCACTTTTTACTGGTGGGACAACTGGCATAACAGCAACTATTTTAAATAAAAAACAACAAAAAATAAGAGATGAAAACAAAGAATTAAAAGAAAAAATAAACGATATTAAAATTGAAATTAATAATATTAATACAAAATTAGATGTTATTACAATCATAAATAACAAACTTGCTAATAACAACAAAATAAATATCAGACAAAAAAACAAGGATGGTAATAAAAATGAAAAAGAAAAAGACTAAATTATTTTTTCTACGATCAGCATATTGAATAGTTCACGGTTTAACATTGGGATTGCCAATTTTATTCACCGAAATTAATAAACTAATGCTAAAATTAAAAGAAAAAATTAATAAAGAATGTATTTTGTTAGATGAAAATAAAGAAGATAATATTAATGAAATAATTAAAAAAGATCATAAAAAAGAAAATTAAATAAATTAAAAAAAGCAATTTAATAAAAATTGCTTTTTTATTCACCATTAACTTTTACATTACCATTATTATCAATTATTAAATCAGGTAGATTTTCTTCTCCACCATTTCAACGATAAACTGCTTTAAAATAAGTTCCATTATCATCATTCCAATATTTTGTTGACTTTACTCTTGAAGGTGAATCAGTAATAAAAAGATCTTTCACATTCATTAATGAAGATACAAAATTTACCCTATTTTGTATATCAATTTCATAGTTTATGTTATTTTTATTGTTATTTTGAAATTTTGTAATTTTTCATTCTTCGTTTTTATCACCACGCCATACTACATAATAATATTTATTATCAACTGTATTAAATGGCTTTTCTTGTGGTGCTATTCATTCTAATTTTTCTTTTATTTCTTTGCAATTTGTACATATTTGGTTTTCTTGTTTTAGTTGTTGTAATTCATCTTCGTTATATTGTGGTATATTATTACAAGCAACTAGACTTGTTGTGCTTGTACCTAGTAATGTAATTGCTCCTAAAAAACTTAATCTTTTTTTCATAAAAAGTCAGTCCTTTCTTAATATTTTATTTATATAAAAATTATATAATGAATATAAATATATACAAAGAATAATGATAAAAATTTATTTTTTTGATAATATGTTATCAAAAGAAAAAAAGAACAAGTGGAGGAAAAAGTGGAAAAAGAATCTAAAATTGAATTTGAAACTGAATTTGAAAAAATTGCAGCAGAAATAAGATCTTCTTTTGAATATTTTTTAAAATATAATCCAAAAAGTGAAGAACAAATAAAAAAAGAAAATGAATTTTTTAAAGAAATATTTTGAGAAAAATATAATAAACATGTTAACGATGAAAAATGTCAATTTACTGGTGCAAGAGGGTTGTGTTATAGAAAAGCAAAAAAAGGATATGAATGTATTGTATGTAATAGCCCATGTTGCTACATTTGTTATAAAAATTATTATAATTGTAAAGAATGTCTTTTTTGTTTTAGTGATGATGATTCTGATTTTAAATATTATTTAAAAATTTATTTTAACGAAAATTATTATAAGCAAGATTAAAAATCTTGTTTTTTTATTTTAAATTAAGATATAATATTTTTGTTATCAAAAAAGTATCAAAATTGTATTAAATAATATTAAAAAAATTAAATATTTGAAAAACAAGTTAAAAATAACTTGCTTTTTTTAGGTGCTTATTTTAATGTGTGTGATGATTTATTTTTAAAACAGGAAAGGAAACAACTTTAAAATGGATATTAATAGTATTATTAATGGAAAAAACTTTTTTAATGAAATATATAACGATTTAGAAAAATATGCTATTAGAGAAATTGCATATAGATTAGAAAAATGAGATGATTTTATTTTTCAAAATTATCAAGAAGATGATAATTTTAAAGATTTTAGAGTAAAAGAAATTAGAACAAAAACATTAATTACTTTAAAGGAAAAAATAAAATTTAAAAGAAGAAGATATTGTTGAACTAATCCAAAGACGGGAAAAACAGAGTATGTTTTTATTTTAGATATAATTTTAGGAATTAAAAAATGACAAAGAATGGGAAATGATGTCAAAGAAAGAATATTGTCATTTTTGAGTAAAGATAAAAAATATTGCGACATTTCTGGTACATTAGAAAAAGCAGGAATCAGTTTAATGTCAATTTCAAATACTATAAAAAATGCAACAACAAACGACAAATATTATATTAATAAAACAAATATTAAAATAAATGTCCCTCATACTTTATATATTCAAATTGATGGTACTTATATAAAAATGTGGAACCAAAATGAAAAAATAAAAAAACACATCCTATTGTCTACCGTTCATACTGGCTATGATCAAATAAAATCAACTGAAAAAAGACCAGTAATTGCAAATAAGTTGGGCGTTTATGAAATGGATAATATTCCAAATTATATTACTAAAAAAACAAAATTAAGACCTTTTGTTGTTAAATTAATACTTTTAATTATAAATAATTATAATATTCAAAATGATACTGAAATTATGATTTTAGGTGATGGAGCAAATTGAATTAAAGGTGTTAAAAAAGATATTGCAGATCGCTTTCCTAATAACAAAGTTCATTATACAATAGATAAATTTCATCTTAAAAGCAGATTTGAAAAGTTATTTCCTTTTCAAAGCAAAAACGCAGAAATTAAAGAAATTTTTAATAAAGCTGTTGATTATTTTTATAATGGAAAATATGAGGAATTATTACAGTGTTTAAAAGATAGCAAACCATTTATTCCTGAATCTAAATTAGATTATTTTAATAAAACAAAAAAACTAATTAAAAATAATGAAGAGGGTATTAAAAATCAGACATTGTGAAATAATATTGGTTGTCATGCTGAAGGCGATATATCACATATTAAAGGAAGATTTGTTAAAAAAGCAACTTATAATGAAAAAACCTTAAAAAACAAAATGAACGCTATTATGCAGGAATATACAAATAAAATTGATATTTTTAATCAATTAGAACAACCACCAGAAAATATTAGTATTTTATATAATAATTTTAATAAAACTCAACAACAAAATTTATATCTTTATTAATTTCATTTTTAAATTAAATAATTTTAATAAAAATGCATTTTTTGTTGTGATTAAATTTAAAAAAAATATAAAAATTTATTGACAATAAAATTAAACATGGTATCTTTAAGTTAAGTAGATGGATTATTTATTCCATAATTTCTTAAATATAGTAAATACCCTATAATAATTTATACGACCGATAATTTTTCACATATAGAATTACTTCAATCAATCGCTAAAATATTTACAAAAAAATAATTTTTAACTAGTATAAAAAATTGCTCATCAACAATGGAATTAATTGAAATTATCAAACAATATGATAATTAGAACATACTAATTTTACTTTCTTTCATTAGTTTTCTGTTCTAAACTTGGTTCTAAATCTTCTTCTAACTTATTTTCTAATGCTAATTTTTGTTCAACTTCTAATGTATGCTGACTGCGTTGTCAATCTTTGTA encodes the following:
- a CDS encoding phage distal tail protein domain-containing protein, whose product is MYNLPFRTFKISNSKDNLINLCDLDNIIILSFNGLNINFDNNYLNIDNNFILNNCKHFLNQINFKLLFIGPNPYGKFNDFINKLNINLDNKSSPFLLFYSFWINEKTKLEYYCEVIIKSIIKTELNNNNDLEVDFILEQLTNWKKEEDKLFEIKPNKTSGKRYNEHNNKYYFKLNRIKYTNQYNEKIKISNNSYLASDTLITINGPTKDPYLKLENINSKVISELKINAEINENEKIIIDSRLKTQSIIKVDLKTEKSYNIYQYQDFKYTNFIQIPPGNYHILYSSNLSKDKQVGNINIKKFEEYILI
- a CDS encoding coiled-coil domain-containing protein, producing MGVGSSTKSHWNDEIIAIREDKKEIINKLKNNTLNVEIVKQIQELIKEISELTKEINDEKIIFDEAVRLYPQHAQQLLQVPDYKLMIDYLDELSNIVFEINKAQQEAEEKARQKARDELLKLEIKKDKNIYQGNRTKLIILGVDFEKGSLFYKDNCIVENYKIFLDIYTPQLSTFNAYNYYNLNVEIEDIVCILNNENQLYIGIITHIEKNKDENLYTFTTKNIESIFDFKIYNIYKNKSWYIFLTLIKIIYNNLPFIKLNKKINDENNNNPKFFEENEEKEFNCYQFINKIFKITNIFLKFNIDLKNFILNCDVCKDGQEDIKLNNYKVKDNIKCITNIEIEELNQKSINRIDFYQKNNSNRYTRANLLKNNTISYDEKNNNLQNNLIKNKIYELEEKDFTLENIITISNQEFKLSEYSHLIKFDITKDNNILNLNNLQLRDKFTLLFNKKEYNSILSGIILESNKNTITLIFGQVRLWSKF
- a CDS encoding Panacea domain-containing protein translates to MKCKGIKIEDFLYLLLDENYKIQKKLEINNEEIFGMTNLQIQKLMYFIEGLFMAKFNKKIIKEKYKAWTYGPVLEELYFLLRKNGKSYIEKDNLENFNEIKIHEIEKKFTNEELEFIERVFIYFSKYSAFELVSLSHIEGPWKETKNNEEINNDKMLYYFQEKLNQIEQLI
- a CDS encoding lipoprotein, whose protein sequence is MKKRLSFLGAITLLGTSTTSLVACNNIPQYNEDELQQLKQENQICTNCKEIKEKLEWIAPQEKPFNTVDNKYYYVVWRGDKNEEWKITKFQNNNKNNINYEIDIQNRVNFVSSLMNVKDLFITDSPSRVKSTKYWNDDNGTYFKAVYRWNGGEENLPDLIIDNNGNVKVNGE
- a CDS encoding Mbov_0401 family ICE element transposase-like protein, with protein sequence MDINSIINGKNFFNEIYNDLEKYAIREIAYRLEKWDDFIFQNYQEDDNFKDFRVKEIRTKTLITLKEKIKFKRRRYCWTNPKTGKTEYVFILDIILGIKKWQRMGNDVKERILSFLSKDKKYCDISGTLEKAGISLMSISNTIKNATTNDKYYINKTNIKINVPHTLYIQIDGTYIKMWNQNEKIKKHILLSTVHTGYDQIKSTEKRPVIANKLGVYEMDNIPNYITKKTKLRPFVVKLILLIINNYNIQNDTEIMILGDGANWIKGVKKDIADRFPNNKVHYTIDKFHLKSRFEKLFPFQSKNAEIKEIFNKAVDYFYNGKYEELLQCLKDSKPFIPESKLDYFNKTKKLIKNNEEGIKNQTLWNNIGCHAEGDISHIKGRFVKKATYNEKTLKNKMNAIMQEYTNKIDIFNQLEQPPENISILYNNFNKTQQQNLYLY